The DNA sequence CGTAGTCGGGCCACAATTTCGCGACGACGGCGCTCACGGCGTCCGTGTGGTCCGACGTGAACGCTTCGGCCCACGCTTCGGCTTCGGCTACGTCGTCGTCGTCGACGGCTTCGATCGGCGTGTAGTCGTAGCTCGGGTTCTCCGGGTCGACCGGCGTAACCACGCCGTCTAACGACGAATGGATAGACATAGGCGCTTTGTAGAGCCGATTTTTGTTATTCAGTAGGTCCGGCTCGAACGTCCCGGCGGCGTCGGGGACGGCGGCGTTCACGTCGTCTTTCACGCCTTCGAGCCATTCATTCAGCCGGTCGGTCATGTCCTCAAAGATAATCGCGCGGTCGCGGCGGTCGAACGCTTCCGCGATCGGCGCGGTCGCGGTCGGCGCGACGAAGGCGTAGGCCCCGCCGACGCTATCTAACGCATAGACGTGTTCCATGCTCCCGGCCAGCTCCCCGAACGCTTCGAGATAGAGGGATAGCGCCCGTTCTATCGTTTCCTGGGGCGCGTCCCCCTCCGGGCGCTTCCGTTTCACGTCGTCGGTTAGGTCTATATCCGCGAACGGGGCGTAAGCGCGTAGATCGCCGTAGCCGGGCGTCGGCTTTTCGTCGTCTTGCCATTCTTTCCCGTTCTCTTCGTAGTTGAAGGATTGCCAGCTATCCATGAACCACTTCGCCGGGGCGTAGTTCACGGTCGCGTAGGCGACGCGCTCAAGTTCCTGGCGGATACCCGCGAATTCCTTCCCGAGCGCCCACGCTCGACCTTCGCCGTCCCACGCTCCCGGTCCCTGGCGCGTTCTATACCAACCGTAGAAGTCACGGTTTCCGGGGCAATGACAGCCGCCGATCTCCCCGAGCGTCGCGTAGACGCTCCCCACGCGGTCGTAGTGGTCGGACGGGGTAACTTCGGTCACGTCGTCGGCGCTGTTCTCGGCGTTCGTATCGGGCGCGCCGGCTTCGAGGAGAGCGCGGGCTTTGTCAGGCGCGAAACCAAGCGCCCCGGCCACCTCGGCCGCGCTGGCGTCGGGGTTTTTGTGCAAATAGCGATTTATGCGCTCTTCGTCGCTCACGGTCATGCTATCACCTCGCCGTGTCGTCGAATTTTCTGGATTGGTGGCGCGGGGGGGCCGTCGAAGTATTCGCTCACTAAGTTTAGTTCCGAGCTGGCTCGCGTCGTGCCGACGTAGTAGACCCTATGCTCTTCGGCGGCGGCGGTGGGGTCCCTCGAATACTGCCGAACCGTGCGCTTCGACGACGTGGTAAACAGGTAGACGCTCGGGGCTTCGAGCCCCTTCGACGTGTGAACGGTACCGACTTTCACCTCTTCGGCTTCGAGCGACGCCGGGGCGTCGATCGCGTTCTTGAGAACGTCGCGTTTCCATGCGTCTATCTGTAAGTGGTCGGCTATGTCTAACGCGCCGTCGAAGTCCTCGAACGCCGGGGCCACGGCGTTCGCGTCGATAATCCCACCGATGCCTTGACCGAGCCGTTTCCGGCGGGCGTCCCCGTCGGGAAGCGCCCCTAAGACGTGCCGAAGATTCGGATATGCGAACGCCGACCCCCCCGACACCAGGTTATTCAAGAACACCAGCATTTGCCGTAGCTCCCCGCGCCACACACCGCCGTAGGTTCCTAACACCTCGAAGGGAATACCCACGTCGCGAAGATTCCGGGTTAGCTGGCGTAGCTGGCCGTTCGTTCGTGTTAGCAACATTACCGGCGTGTCGTGGGACGTGTGGCACTCCGCCGATTCTATCACGGCGTCCCGTAGGTCCCACTTATCCGTAATCGCGCGCCAGCCGACACTACCCCCGGCTTCGCGCCCCTCGAAGCCGCGGGCGTCGGTGTCCGTGTGAGCCGCGAGTACGGCGTTTCCGACCGCCGCGATCTCCCGGGGGCACCGATACGACTCTTTCAGGTCTATTACGTCGTCTACGTCCGTGTTCTCGAAGTAATGCGGCGTCCCGCCACGGAACGAATAGATCGACTGATTCGGGTCCCCCGCCAAGTAAATGCGGTCTATGCCCCCGCCGTCTCGCCATTGTTTGAATAGGCGATATTCCAACGGCGCGAAGTCCTGAAATTCGTCGATTAGGAGAACGTCGACGGCCGGCGTCGCGCCGGCGTGATACGCGAAGTCGACGTAGTCGCCATGCTCAAACAGCCGATACTCGAAGGCATCGCGTTTGTATTCGTCCCATTCTTCGAGCAGCCCTGTCACGCGATCGCCCGATATTTCTATATCGAGCGGCGCGTTTCGCCACTTTTCCGGCGGTTTGCAGGTTTGCCGAAGAAAGTCGTTTATCGCGAAGAGTTTGTTACCCGGGTAGTTCGTCGACTCTTCCCCCGCCAAGAGTTTGCGGGGGTCGGCAGCGTCGGGGTCGTATCGCATACCCCGGGCGTCACAAAACGCCGCGTAGGGGTCTATCTCGTCGTCGTCGAAGTTCCCGGGTACGATTATCGGCCCCGGGGCTTCGGCGTCGGGGTCCATGTCTAACAACCCCTCACGAATTAGCAGCGACAGCGCCAGGCTATGCATGGTCCGCGCCCGATCTTCCACGTCGTCGGCGTCACGGAACACTTCGGCCAACTCGGGTTTCACGTCGTCTCGACCCGCCCGCGTGAACGTGAGCCACCAGAAGCCGTTAGCGTCGAGCCCGTCCCGTTTCTCGGCGCGTAGCTTCTGTTTTAGCGTGTGGGTCTTACCCGTCCCCGGTGCGCCGTCGACCTGGATAACGTCGGCCATTAGGCGCTCACCTCGCTATGGTTCGGGTCGTCGCTCCCGCCTACGTCGTCGGACGTAACGCCGAGAGCTTCGGGATTGAACGGGTAGACCTTCGTATAGGTGTCCCACGCCCATTTTTTCCGTTTGCGGGAGCCGTATATGTCGCCGCGGGCTATCAGGTCCTTGATTAGCTGGCCCTTGTATTCGAGGTTCTTCCCGGCGGCTTCGAGCTGGTCGACGAGGAAACTATCTTGAACCCACACTATCGACGCGTCGGGCGGCGCGTCGTTGTAGACGGTCGTGTTATTCGGGTCGTACCACGCCGCCGCCACGTCGTTGCCCATATCATCGCGGTCCCCGACGGGTTTCACCGTGTTACCGAGCTTCGAGAGAACACGGTCGGCTATGGCATCCTGCGCCGTCTCTTCGACGACATTCACGACTTCGCTTTTCTCATGCCACC is a window from the Haloplanus natans DSM 17983 genome containing:
- a CDS encoding 3'-5' exonuclease; this encodes MADVIQVDGAPGTGKTHTLKQKLRAEKRDGLDANGFWWLTFTRAGRDDVKPELAEVFRDADDVEDRARTMHSLALSLLIREGLLDMDPDAEAPGPIIVPGNFDDDEIDPYAAFCDARGMRYDPDAADPRKLLAGEESTNYPGNKLFAINDFLRQTCKPPEKWRNAPLDIEISGDRVTGLLEEWDEYKRDAFEYRLFEHGDYVDFAYHAGATPAVDVLLIDEFQDFAPLEYRLFKQWRDGGGIDRIYLAGDPNQSIYSFRGGTPHYFENTDVDDVIDLKESYRCPREIAAVGNAVLAAHTDTDARGFEGREAGGSVGWRAITDKWDLRDAVIESAECHTSHDTPVMLLTRTNGQLRQLTRNLRDVGIPFEVLGTYGGVWRGELRQMLVFLNNLVSGGSAFAYPNLRHVLGALPDGDARRKRLGQGIGGIIDANAVAPAFEDFDGALDIADHLQIDAWKRDVLKNAIDAPASLEAEEVKVGTVHTSKGLEAPSVYLFTTSSKRTVRQYSRDPTAAAEEHRVYYVGTTRASSELNLVSEYFDGPPAPPIQKIRRHGEVIA